A region of Panicum virgatum strain AP13 chromosome 8N, P.virgatum_v5, whole genome shotgun sequence DNA encodes the following proteins:
- the LOC120686860 gene encoding uncharacterized protein LOC120686860, protein MTYGKGNKGSNPDGGNIPPGEKMKQLFDKSLGTVASLSKLLPTGTTLAFQTMAPAFTKGGECEDHDVNFAFTWGLISFLTVLCAALSFTDSITDKNGVTYYGVATPTGFKLFNRKLRGLELAAGGNNIRQLRRMRMNWMDFLHAGVSAAVFVAIAFCDAGVQRCLVKQGSQAWKDFLNHLPLAVGFLASFVLIIYPSKRKGIGDDGVPEADDDTSHQKRWRFDKSMVTVAGLSKLLPAGTTLAFQTMAPSFTRGGECQRHGVNFAFTWGLIVFLTVLCAALSFTDSITDRDGVTYYGIATPLGFRLFDHHPTMEGEDEWEELKRRRRIKRRDCLHALLSAAVFVAIAFCDAGVQACLIPKESRQWREFLALLPLAVGFVASFVFIVFPSTRKGIGHEGASTPDQIEVKKDEGTTATTTTTSTTTTTTTTTKTWKKNSVNTQVAPSSSAV, encoded by the coding sequence ATGACGTACGGCAAGGGCAACAAGGGCAGCAATCCTGATGGCGGCAATATTCCTCCAGGGGAGAAGATGAAGCAGCTCTTCGACAAGTCACTGGGGACGGTGGCGAGCCTGTCGAAGCTCCTGCCGACCGGCACCACGCTGGCCTTCCAGACGATGGCGCCGGCCTTCACCAAGGGCGGCGAGTGCGAGGACCACGACGTCAACTTTGCCTTCACCTGGGGGCTCATCAGTTTCCTCACCGTGCTCTGCGCGGCGCTCAGCTTCACCGACAGCATCACCGACAAGAATGGCGTCACCTACTACGGCGTGGCCACCCCCACGGGCTTCAAGCTCTTCAACCGGAAACTGAGGGGTCTGGAGCTGGCCGCCGGCGGCAACAACATCCGCCAGCtgaggaggatgaggatgaaCTGGATGGACTTCCTGCACGCCGGCGTCAGCGCCGCCGTGTTCGTGGCCATTGCCTTCTGCGACGCCGGCGTGCAGAGGTGCCTAGTCAAGCAGGGATCGCAAGCCTGGAAGGATTTCCTCAACCACCTGCCGCTAGCAGTGGGGTTCCTCGCCAGCTTCGTGCTCATCATATACCCCTCCAAGAGGAAAGGCAtcggcgacgacggcgtccCGGAGGCGGACGACGACACGAGCCACCAGAAGCGCTGGCGCTTCGACAAGTCAATGGTGACCGTGGCGGGGCTGTCCAAGCTCCTGCCCGCCGGCACCACGCTGGCCTTCCAGACCATGGCGCCGTCCTTCACCAGGGGCGGCGAGTGCCAGCGCCACGGCGTCAACTTCGCCTTCACCTGGGGCCTCATCGTCTTCCTCACCGTGCTCTGCGCGGCGCTCAGCTTCACCGACAGCATCACCGACAGGGACGGCGTCACCTACTACGGGATCGCCACCCCCTTGGGCTTCAGGCTCTTCGACCATCACCCTACCATGGAAGGGGAAGACGAGTGGGAGGAattgaagaggaggaggaggatcaaGCGGCGGGACTGCCTGCACGCCCTCCTCAGCGCTGCCGTGTTCGTGGCCATCGCCTTCTGCGACGCCGGCGTGCAGGCGTGCCTGATCCCCAAGGAGTCGAGGCAGTGGAGGGAGTTCCTAGCCCTCCTGCCGCTGGCGGTTGGGTTCGTCGCCAGCTTCGTCTTCATCGTCTTCCCGTCCACCAGGAAAGGCATCGGCCACGAAGGCGCTTCGACCCCGGATCAGATCGAAGTGAAGAAAGATGAgggcaccaccgccaccaccaccaccacctccaccaccaccaccaccaccaccaccaccaagacATGGAAGAAGAACTCTGTCAACACCCAAGTTGCTCCATCGTCGTCGGCCGTCTGA